The Syngnathoides biaculeatus isolate LvHL_M chromosome 6, ASM1980259v1, whole genome shotgun sequence genome has a window encoding:
- the nup205 gene encoding nuclear pore complex protein Nup205 isoform X2: protein MAAQMAVNSGASLWGPLKELWETVEGAVLRRQPESFHLLDLQLKKHKPHFLSLFKNPPKSAEQREKVRKASTEGIAIQGQQGSRLLPEQLLSEAFILSDLFDVGELAALELLLAGEQQQSHFPGLTRGLVAVLLYWDGKLCVANSLRTLIQSRHGKTFTLDLSGELVSLTTHFTDELMSQGLTKRILTLVTEINLTREFERLQKERGLGNEKHRKGVADLIKECRQALADSLFAWTCQSPLSKDDTLALIAHLETVSPQADGSLDTVNLALVMALMYCLDVSFIEQGTEDRDDLLQALPMLTERDYVSAVHSRLTDSQPWKLPGLQAVCRLTWALSLRVLSQLPQGAALVEFTEADEALADQSVLEDVFLFIKEGMLDCEGFIQEEFYIRRLHSLITDFLALMPMKVKQLRNRADEDARLVHMSLQMDNEPPSSLRKDLDNLMMLIGEFYNKDPFGMELGLEYWCPTDPLQHNSLQGSYLGITLQRPPHKQVVLSKFVRQMGDLLPSTLYISYLRMLKGLANGPQCAHYCFSLLKTNGASHGDNIQGVAGSPVSWEHFFHSLMLYHENLRRDLPNPDAAHYRHPPLRGITQRELEGLTSFLQLLTTIITWSENARLALCEHPQWTPVVVMLGLLQCSVPPVLKAELLHCLAAFGKSPEIAASLWQSLEYTQILQTVRTPGQRQAAGIEVELNEIESSCEEYPLTRGFCHLISTLAESSLPLNLGAGLRVPGFQPYLNFLRDSVFLAFPTRAYRRPAEKWEVADATLEVFHKLLRDYEPQPSDFIQEMVELQGEQVPAHKPPGHSIMFHLLNDSPMLALCLSVLEEGVRQLDTYAPFPGKKHLESAVLHCLCLLDLTLQKEVVFMDLLRESQASLLVSPLEQLLQGVSPQTRRADHIVNVARYLYHNDSNPEAAFQSSKILRRIANYPNIQDRLVGDFTHDQVVSDKLMAGFVECLDNDEAEEGTETENDSDSQKTVARIRHETQVHILNLLITSLELKTPNLALYLLGYEVKKRVSSTNLQDPGVLGCPRSCLHAILSLLQRGTEKRSGPVLTRHAPHLAELCYQVIYQLCACSETSGPTMRYLRTSQDFLFSHLQHLPFILPGDQIAALSQMSWLMKTAAIELRVTSLNRQRSHTQRLVNLLLDDQPHSQLAAEGECGMEEETRSVSGFLHFDSVSKVRRKLLTVLDAIEFSQDMPELLQLDFFERTQIEQVISNCEHVNEQGHTVCNVKLLHRVLVAEVNALQGMAAIGQRPLLMEEVNSILQQVVERNRVRRSLSAKRHALQSWRSLVETLLTACPADLIAVEDKQLIIRDLLLDLHDKVLSEDAAGELMPIVAGAVFTLTAHLSQSVLSEHQQGAGLETSSGFASIANSALHLILRKLLDFILSTGGGYQRLRAHLYGSLLYYLQIAQKPEEPDTLQTAGKAMWERLTAPEDGFSKLQSENLTIVESYGRALMEVVCRDACDGHEISRMLALAVLDRILSIDHQNQWLVYVCNSGYLRSLVESLRQDDTALQSLLTPQPPLLKPLYIYESKIALLTRVAKTNQGAVELLRCGLVAQLIECQVFDMIPERESHRDRLMRDPTGFIPSPMDRYRQILLPTLRLFQVILTSTTMNHQQGAAQILQWLIVHADTIQSLLRCPELSIGALQELSLLTGIISKTALPGTLEAGGEVNGTALMEFQGHINRFQRLCLLLLSRLAGSERERLMKQAEMTAAADSAERREEMEVAMQQVCANIMEYCHILLLQSSAQAQFTICLFSPFGSEPTGRDGGRADLTSSLPNMAYSRSPSLGLVLFLLKNSTTDFFRFHQSHRQSLGKLQSLDQLPPEELKELCQGLVPGPGGVEKISSVQRSLLANRRLVQLVNNRAKLLALCFYIIETCLFVLWRHLEYYLLHCTPSDPKDSPVPGATLYRSRFADDSFGNLQASTRRGAISQVTKQDLELLKSDMAAGFGEALQRKLLEVEGLYNQVRSRYTFIQALVRRIRGLLRQLKT from the exons ATGGCGGCGCAGATGGCGGTAAATTCGG GAGCCAGTCTGTGGGGGCCACTAAAAGAGCTGTGGGAGACAGTGGAAGGGGCTGTGTTGAGGAGACAGCCAGAAAGCTTTCATCTGCTTGACTTGCAGTTGAAAAAACACAAGCCACACTTTCTGTCCCTCTTTAAGAACCCG CCGAAGAGTGCAGAACAGAGAGAGAAGGTGCGGAAAGCCAGCACCGAAGGCATCGCCATCCAGGGTCAGCAGGGGTCCCGACTCCTTCCAGAGCAGCTTCTTTCAGAGGCCTTTATCCTGAGTGATTTGTTTGATGTTGGAGAATTGGCAGCTCTGGAGCTTTTGTTGGCag GTGAGCAACAGCAATCTCACTTTCCAGGCTTGACACGTGGCTTGGTGGCAGTGCTCCTCTATTGGGATGGAAAGCTTTGTGTCGCCAACTCTCTGCGCACACTTATCCAGTCACGTCATGGGAAAACATTTACTCTGGACCTCAG TGGCGAGCTGGTGTCTTTGACGACACATTTCACAGATGAACTGATGAGCCAGGGATTGACTAAGCGGATCCTGACCTTGGTAACCGAGATCAATCTTACGCGTGAGTTTGAGCGGCTGCAGAAGGAGCGAGGGCTGGGCAATGAAAAGCACAGGAAGGgg GTTGCAGACCTCATCAAAGAATGTAGACAGGCCCTAGCAGACAGCCTGTTTGCATGGACCTGCCAATCACCTTTGAGTAAAGATGATACCCTGGCTCTCATTGCCCACCTGGAAACCGTATCGCCTCAAGCTGATGGCTCACTGGACACTGTGAACCTGGCTTTGGTCATGGCACTGATGTACTGTTTGGATGTCAGCTTCATTGAACAAGGCACTGAAGATAGAGATG atttgctcCAGGCACTGCCGATGCTCACAGAGAGAGATTATGTGTCAGCAGTCCACAGTCGTTTGACGGACAGCCAGCCATGGAAGCTTCCCGGCCTGCAGGCTGTGTGTCGCTTGACATGGGCTCTTTCGTTGAGGGTGCTGTCCCAGCTGCCACAGGGCGCAG CCCTCGTGGAGTTCACCGAAGCCGATGAGGCGCTGGCAGACCAGTCTGTCTTGGAAGACGTCTTCCTCTTCATTAAAGAGGGCATGCTTGATTGTGAAGGCTTCATCCAGGAGGAGTTTTACATCCGCCGCCTCCATTCACTCATCACAGATTTTCTGGCACTAATGCCAATGAAG GTGAAGCAGTTACGTAACCGTGCTGATGAGGATGCCCGTTTGGTGCATATGTCCTTACAAATGGACAATGAGCCTCCATCATCATTGCGCAAGGACTTGGATAACCTCATGATGCTT ATTGGAGAGTTCTACAATAAAGATCCATTTGGAATGGAGTTGGGTCTGGAGTACTGGTGTCCAACAGACCCCCTCCAACACAACTCCCTGCAAGGATCCTACCTGGGAATAACACTGCAACGGCCTCCACATAAACAa GTCGTTCTGTCCAAGTTTGTGCGTCAAATGGGAGACCTTTTGCCCTCCACTCTCTATATCTCTTATCTCCGGATGCTGAAGGGTCTTGCCAATGGTCCTCAGTGTGCTCACTACTGTTTCAGCCTGCTGAAAACCAATGGAGCTTCACATG GTGATAACATCCAGGGAgtagcaggcagtccggtgtcATGGGAACATTTTTTCCACTCCCTCATGCTCTACCATGAGAATCTGCGACGAGACCTACCAAATCCTGATGCAGCCCATTATCGCCACCCACCCCTACGGGGCATCACTCAACGAGAATTGGAAGGACTCACCTCATTTTTGCAGTTACTCACGACAATTATTACATGG AGTGAAAATGCTCGGCTGGCATTATGTGAGCACCCACAGTGGACACCTGTTGTGGTGATGCTGGGGCTGTTACAGTGCAGTGTTCCACCTGTCCTGAAAGCTGAGCTTCTTCACTGCCTGGCAGCCTTTGGCAAATCTCCTGAAATTGCTGCTTCACTCTGGCAGTCACTAGAGTACACACAG ATTCTTCAAACAGTACGTACACCAGGACAAAGACAGGCAGCTGGAATTGAG GTGGAGCTTAATGAGATCGAGTCAAGTTGTGAGGAGTACCCTCTGACACGAGGCTTCTGTCATCTAATAAGTACATTAGCGGAGAGCAGCCTTCCCCTTAATCTGGGTGCAGGTCTGCGTGTGCCAGGCTTCCAGCCCTACCTGAATTTTTTGCGTGACTCTGTTTTCCTGGCTTTTCCCACGAGAGCATATCGGCGTCCAGCTGAGAAG TGGGAAGTAGCTGATGCTACACTTGAAgttttccacaagcttctgcGGGATTACGAGCCGCAGCCGTCAGACTTCATCCAGGAGATGGTGGAGCTTCAGGGTGAGCAGGTCCCAGCCCACAAACCACCAGGGCACAGCATCATGTTCCACCTGCTCAACGACTCGCCCATGTTGGCGCTCTGCCTCAGTGTGCTAGAGGAGGGTGTACGCCAGCTGGACACCTATGCGCCCTTCCCTG GCAAGAAGCACCTGGAGTCCGCAGTACTGCATTGCCTCTGCCTGTTAGACTTGACCTTGCAGAAGGAGGTGGTTTTCATGGACCTCCTCAGGGAGAGCCAAGCTTCTCTTTTGGTTTCCCCACTGGAGCAGCTCTTACAAGGTGTCAGTCCTCAAACCCGCAGAGCAGATCATATTGTCAATGTTGCCAG ATATCTCTACCACAATGACTCCAATCCTGAGGCTGCCTTCCAGAGTTCCAAAATCTTACGTCGCATAGCAAACTACCCAAACATTCAAGATAGGCTTGTAGGAGATTTCACCCATGACCAG GTTGTGAGTGATAAGCTGATGGCAGGCTTCGTGGAGTGTCTGGATAATGACGAAGCTGAAGAAGGAACAGAGACAGAAAATG ATTCAGATTCCCAAAAGACGGTGGCACGAATCAGACATGAAACCCAGGTTCATATCCTTAACTTACTCATCACCTCTTTGGAGCTGAAGACACCCAATCTGGCATTGTATCTCTTGGGCTATGAAGTCAAGAAGCGTGTGTCTTCCACCAATCTGCAAGATCCAG GTGTGTTAGGGTGCCCGAGGAGTTGCCTGCATGCCATCCTGAGTCTCCTCCAGAGAGGTACTGAAAAAAGATCTGGACCTGTCCTCACTCGACATGCTCCACACCTAGCAGAACTCTGCTACCAG GTGATTTACCAACTGTGTGCCTGCTCTGAAACATCTGGACCCACAATGCGCTATTTGAGGACAAGCCAGGACTTCCTGTTCTCTCATCTGCAACACCTACCTTTTATCCTTCCTG GTGACCAGATTGCTGCCCTGTCCCAGATGTCTTGGCTCATGAAAACCGCTGCCATCGAGCTGAGGGTTACATCACTCAACCGCCAGCGTTCACACACGCAGCGCCTCGTCaacctcctgcttgatgaccagccacactcacagcTTGCAG CTGAAGGAGAATGTGGGATGGAGGAAGAAACTAGATCAGTCAGTGGTTTCTTACATTTTGACTCTGTTTCCAAAG TACGCAGGAAGTTGCTGACCGTGTTGGATGCTATTGAGTTTAGCCAAGATATGCCTGAACTGCTGCAGCTGGACTTTTTTGAGCGAACTCAGATAGAACAAGTCATCTCCAACTGTGAACATGTCAATGAGCAAGGGCACACTGTGTGTAATGTGAAG TTGCTCCATAGAGTTCTTGTTGCTGAGGTGAATGCACTGCAAGGGATGGCAGCCATTGGACAGAGACCCCTATTAATGGAG GAAGTAAACTCGATCCTGCAGCAGGTTGTAGAACGTAATCGTGTCCGACGAAGTCTGAGCGCAAAGAGACATGCGCTCCAATCTTGGAGGAGCCTGGTGGAGACACTGCTGACCGCCTGCCCTGCTGACCTCATAGCTGTAGAAGATAAACAGCTAATCATCAGAGACCTTCTTTTAGACCTGCATGACAAG GTTTTATCTGAAGATGCAGCTGGAGAACTGATGCCTATTGTAGCTGGGGCTGTCTTCACTTTGACTGCTCACCTCAGCCAGTCAGTGCTGTCTGAGCACCAGCAAGGGGCAGGATTAGAAACCTCATCCGGTTTTGCCTCAATAGCAAATTCTGCCCTTCATCTTATCCTTCGCAAGCTGCTGGACTTCATCCTTTCTACTG GAGGTGGATACCAGCGTCTACGTGCACACCTGTATGGCTCTTTGCTGTACTACCTTCAAATTGCTCAAAAACCTGAGGAACCAGATACTTTGCAGACAG CTGGGAAGGCGATGTGGGAGCGTCTCACAGCACCCGAAGATGGCTTTTCCAAACTCCAGAGTGAAAATCTCACTATCGTTGAGAGCTACGGCAGGGCACTAATGGAGGTGGTGTGCAGGGATGCATGTGATGGCCACGAAATTAGCagg ATGCTAGCCCTGGCAGTGCTGGACCGAATCCTGTCCATTGACCACCAGAACCAGTGGCTGGTGTATGTTTGCAATAGCGGCTACCTACGTTCACTTGTAGAGAGTCTGAGGCAGGACGACACGGCGCTCCAGAGCTTGCTCACACCTCAGCCTCCCCTACTCAAGCCACTCTATATTTATGAGAGCAAGATT GCCCTGCTGACCCGTGTGGCCAAGACAAACCAGGGTGCTGTCGAGCTGCTCCGCTGCGGACTGGTAGCACAGCTGATTGAGTGTCAGGTTTTTGATATGATACCTGAGCGTGAATCTCACAG GGACAGGCTGATGAGGGACCCGACAGGTTTCATCCCCAGCCCTATGGACCGGTACAGACAGATTCTTTTACCCACTCTGAGGCTCTTCCAGGTGATACTCACCTCGACAACTATGAATCACCAGCAGGGGGCAGCACAG ATCCTCCAATGGCTGATAGTCCACGCAGACACCATCCAGTCACTGTTACGCTGTCCAGAGCTCAGCATAGGAGCGTTGCAAGAGCTCTCCTTGCTTACTGGGATCATCAGTAAGACAGCTCTACCAG GGACCCTTGAGGCCGGGGGAGAAGTCAATGGTACTGCTCTAATGGAGTTTCAAGGTCACATCAACAGATTCCAG CGATTATGCCTGTTGCTGCTTAGCCGCCTGGCAGGCAGTGAGCGAGAGAGGTTAATGAAGCAAGCAGAAATGACTGCAGCTGCAGACTCAGCAGAAAGGAGAGAAGAGATGGAGGTGGCCATGCAACAA GTTTGTGCCAACATCATGGAATACTGTCATATCCTACTGCTGCAGAGCTCGGCCCAGGCCCAATTCACCATCTGCCTGTTCAGCCCGTTTGGCAGCGAGCCGACTGGCAGGGACGGAGGACGCGCAG ATCTCACATCCAGCCTGCCCAACATGGCGTACTCGCGGTCCCCCAGTCTGGGTCTGGTGCTCTTCCTCCTCAAGAACAGCACCACCGACTTCTTTCGCTTCCACCAGAGTCACAGGCAGAGTCTGGGTAAACTGCAGAGTCTGGATCAGCTGCCCCCTGAGGAGCTCAAGGAG TTGTGCCAGGGTCTGGTGCCTGGTCCAGGTGGGGTAGAGAAAATCTCGTCGGTGCAAAGAAGCCTGCTGGCCAACAGAAGACTGGTGCAACTCGTCAACAATCGAGCCAAGTTGCTAGCCCTCTGCTTCT ACATCATCGAAACTTGTCTATTTGTCCTGTGGCGTCACCTGGAGTATTACCTGTTGCACTGCACCCCCAGCGACCCAAAGGACTCCCCGGTGCCCGGAGCAACTTTGTACCGATCTCGCTTTGCCGATG aCTCGTTTGGCAATCTGCAGGCAAGCACCAGACGTGGCGCCATCTCGCAGGTCACTAAGCAAGATTTAGAGCTG TTGAAGAGTGACATGGCTGCTGGTTTTGGAGAGGCTCTCCAGAGGAAACTTCTGGAGGTGGAAGGCTTGTACAACCAAGTGCGCTCCCGCTACACCTTCATCCAAGCTCTCGTACGCAGGATCCGAGGCCTCCTGAGACAGCTAAAAACCTGA